One Thermococcus sp. M36 genomic window, ATCCCTCCGTCTCGTATAGTTCGAGCCTCTGATACTTCGTCTGCGTCTCAAAGAGCCTCTCCTTGACCTTAAAGCCGACACCGTAACCGCGAGGGTACCACTCGATGAAAGCCCTTTCCTTCTCGTTGTATCCCATGAGTCTCACCGCTTTAAGGTTGGGGATTGTGTTTTAAAGCTTAAGGTTTACGCACCGGTAGAAAGGAGCCTGCCCCCGTTCGGGGAATGGATGAAATAAGAAAGTGCAGGTCAGTAGGGGAACATGACGACGACTGCGAGGGCCGCTGCCGGCTTGTCCCTGACGGTTATGCTCGCGCTGGCAACGCGGAACTCTGCCAGCTTCCAGCCCCTCTGCCTGAACCCCTCCTCGACCATCTTCCTGACCATCTCCTCCGCCTCTTCCTTGGTGCAGTAGCCGGAGTACTCGTAGATGAGGCCGCCCTCGTTGCCCTCACTGATGCCTATTCCGAGCGCCGCGCTGATGGTCATCCCGGGCTCGTCGCTCTCTATGTGGGCGTAGACTGTGGGAAGGAGCATGCCTATGGGCACGTCCGGAACCTCTCTGATCCACTCAATGTGGGCCGGGATGACACTGCTCAGCTTAACGAGATTGACGTTCCCTATCCCAAGCTTGAGGAGTGCGTTGTCAAAGGCGTTGAGCTTAGTCCCACCCTCTGCAGCGGCGGCTCCTATAAAAGCCCTCTTGGGCGTTGTCCAGCTCATCTCGGCTTCCTCCTCCCGGTTCTCACAGGTTAGATGACTTTAGACCGTACCTCGATTTGTCTACTCCCTAATCTGACGGGGTCTTAAAAACGTTTCCATCCCATTAAAAAAGCCCCACACTCCCTGCATGCTCCCCCTACCCCCATATGATAGCCCCTCTTAGGTCACAAGGCCCTGTCGGAGTTCCTTTCCCGGTAATAGTTCACGGCCCTTCCCAGGGTTGCGGAGGCAAATATACCCATGACGCTCGTGAGCGAGGCCATAGCGTACATGTGCTCGCTCAGCACCCCTGACACAAACCCTATCTCTCCGACAAGCAGGCCCAGGACACCGAAGCTTGCTATCCCCGCACCCCTGACGGCGGACGTCAGCGGATCCCCGTGCCTCACCATCACCGAC contains:
- a CDS encoding pyruvoyl-dependent arginine decarboxylase → MSWTTPKRAFIGAAAAEGGTKLNAFDNALLKLGIGNVNLVKLSSVIPAHIEWIREVPDVPIGMLLPTVYAHIESDEPGMTISAALGIGISEGNEGGLIYEYSGYCTKEEAEEMVRKMVEEGFRQRGWKLAEFRVASASITVRDKPAAALAVVVMFPY